The Artemia franciscana chromosome 2, ASM3288406v1, whole genome shotgun sequence genome segment taaataaaaaaaaatcattagtaAATTAAAAAGATCTACTCATATCCTCTTTTGTCTGAACAAACATAAGATGCATAATGTTGCTACGACTGGTTGCATGAACTCGTACTCATAAACAGAGAGTATTACTAGAATTACTGCTGTCTGTTTTGCCCTATTCCtgttctcttaaaaaaaagtaatagaatAGAAATATATGGGCTCAAACCGTAAAATAATCCAATAAACTCATCAAAATAACCGATTTTCACCAAATATGCCCAAGATTTTAATGCAAACTGGGAAACCTTTTGAGAACTAATTGAATTGTTTGGGTGCCAAATTGACAAAGGTTTGTACCGGTATTGGGAATTTGGTTAAGGTATTCAGAATTCGTAATAAAATACAAAGATCATTTGGACACAAAATTGAGACGTAaacgatgataaaaaaaagattctgaGTTTGATTTTAATGCACGATtaatttgatttcaaaatttttagttatttaatgTTCACTTTTGTCGTTGTTTGCTAAGGATTTTATACCGAAAagttattaaaaattaacacATAGTACAGgcgtataaaaaatattttccggAGGGTGGGGCAAAACAGTTGATCAACGACAAATTGTATGCTTCTGAGTGGCATTGTAGCTTCTCAGCTTGTTCACAACAAATTTGTGTCAAATATTACAATACAGAATTTCAAAATCTAATCAAAATAAgcacatatttaaaaaatggcttTGATTTTCACCAAGATGTGCGCTGAAAGATTCCTGAGCTGTGTGATCACAAATCTGAGGCTAAGATTACAATCAGATATtgatcaaaattgaattttgaaagcATAGTTAGGTCAAGCTATTAAATCTGAGGAGTACATAAGTTAGAATCCTTGGGTCCATATTCCCTCTGGCCCCCCATCCCCTCCCACAAACTCCCAACTTCGCACATATGCAATTGCGTCGATTATCAAGAATAGATACTCCAGGATTATCTAGCGGAGGGTCTTAAATTGTTAAATGTTCATCGTTAGAAATCCTCAATAAAATAGAATACTATCCTAGATCAAACCATATGAGCACATTTCACAACGTAACATTTCCTTCAAAATtggcattttaataatttttaataataattatataataatttataatttatataataaatttataattttaataataattttaataattttaacaaaatcagTTGGATTACGAATCTGAGGCTAATCGTTGAAACTGCAATTTTAACCTCACATCTGCATAGAGTCTTTTGCAAAAAGGCCTAAGACAAGGATGAATAgcctattttaaaacaaagactTTGTTGACAAATTTGTCTGGATAGGTACAGGACCCTAAGCTACCTCTCTTCTCCTAAAGCCTCATAAGTACGTGCATATTGTACTTTTTTGAATTGTAACTGTGTAGGGATCATTTAACGAGAGTAATTGAAGCCCTCAACAATCATACTCATTGGATACAAGCCCAATATTTTCAAACAGACTTTAAGGAGCATAACATTCTGGCGAAGTTTCATTCTTCCTCGTCTTATTCTATTGACTGATTCATCGATAAATTTACTTCGCAAAGTCATTATTTTCTAGTCAGATCATGTGGGCCATCCTTATAATGGGCTATtacatttttattgtattataattctaatttttatagCAGATCTCCTTCCTTTCTTCCCAAAAGTTACACCCAGGGGACCGTATGTTATCTGTAGTCCAtttatatttttgctattttttttctgtggccgtttatcgttttttttatttttaattcaagttGGCCGTCTGTTTATTCAGAGTTCACCAAGTGTTTATTACCTGAAGAGTCATTGACTTCGAGAAGTCATGTGCACCAGGTGGTATTGTGCACCAAACATGGCAAAACTGCCAAACGTTGTGGCCACTGTGCTGAGCACTTCAAAAGTGTGCCAGACATGTCTTACCTGTGAAAAACTTCTGTTGCTTCGATGTGTACACCAGGTGGCTGACAGTGGGCCACCCCTTGGTATTAGATCAATGAAGATATATTACATCAACATAGCTATGAATTAGCTTGTAGTAAAAAGTCTGAGAGACAGTCGACATCCCGTCGGCATTTTGCTCTTTAGCGCTTAATTTGTGCTTTCTGCTAATGTGTCAGCTTTGAAAAGTATAACGAACACAATTTTCTTTGCAGCAGTTTCAAATACAAAACTTGTAAATTATTCGCTTAATTGGTTTAattggttttaattaaaaaaacataaatacaaaaaacatcaATTTTATGGCATATTTCATCAATTTATGCAGTTTATGATTTCCGCGAAGACAAGGAAAAAACGGACTTTTTTTGTCATGAAAACAcgaaaaaataatcataaaacaTTTTGACAATCGAATGCCCGCCGTTTAgacgtaaaattaaataaaatgaaaagttccttGTCGTGTTGACAGAGATGCTAATTCAGACGTGGCTGATAATTAGGCATTAGAAAAAAGCGTCTGAAGTAAATCTACTGGGGCCTTTGCTATGCCAGGGGAGTTGACAAAGCTGCTAATAAATGGTCCAAGAAAACGTTACAATGATCCTCTAGACAAATAAGTCAAGTACAAATTTAAGAGAGGGACGATCTTAATTccaagacaattttaagattgtCAATGGTGTTCATTCAACATGTCACAATTGATAACAAATACTTTTAACGAATTTTAATCAAAACGACCGTATGGTAAGAATGATTTCACTGTCTTTCATAATTAAGAAACTTTTTAGTTAGACCGACTTTTTGATTGACCAGTATGTATACCACTTTCCTGTGAATGTGACTTAATAAAAAACTTCTTCTGTCTACCAAATCCTTGggttaaaataacaaatacccTATGTCTCTAAATTAGTAGGTTTCAGTATTTCTCTTCGTCCCCAAAACGCTCTGGGTTCGTACTTAAATAAGCTTAATTAAGCTTTAAATAAAGCTGTAAGTAAATATCAGctaatttatttctttaattatttcagGTTATTTTACTGGCAACTGTACTGACCTTAGTCAAATCAACTCCAGTATTACTCGGTACTCCTCATCTTGCTTACAACAGTTTATACCATCCTCACTATTATTCGCATCCATACGCAGTGAGAAGCCCGGTGGTCGTTCCACACATAACAGCAAGTCAATATCATGCCCAAGATGAACTAGGACAAACTAGCTATGGCTATGCTCATCCAGGTCAATCCAAGGCTGAATTTAGAGATGCCTTCGGTAATGTAGTTGGAAGTTATTCTTACATCGATGCAAATAATAAGGAAGTAgttgtcaattatgtatctgaTGCTAATGGATTTCGAGTGGTTTCAAATAATTTACCTGTTGCAGCCATGGCAAACGAGCAAGAACAAGTTCAAGAAACCCCAGAAGTTATAGAAGCAAAGCGTCAACATTTTGCTGCTATTGCAGAAGCAAAGGCCCGTGTTGTTGAAGCCAAAACAAGAGGCAAACGCTCGATCCCAACCGTCTTGCCATTCCACCCTTTCGCCACCAATACCCTTCCTCTTACTTATTCATACCCACTAACTATTCCATCAATAACTGCTACGAAGTATCATTCGCAAGATGAACTTGGTCAAGCAAGCTACGGATACGCTTATGCTGGACATTCACATGCTGCCACACGCGATGTTCACGGTAATGTAATTGGCAGCTATGCTTATATCAACCCAGAAGGCAAAGAAGTTCGAGTTAGGTATACAGCAGGTCATGGTGGGTTTCAAGTCATTTCTAACGCCTTACCCGAAGGAAACAATCATGATGGATTTCCTGCAATTGTTGAAGACACAGCAGAAGTTATTGCAGCAAGAAATGCTCATCTGAAAGCTTTTAAAGAAGCTAAAGATAGAATAAGGCATAAAGAATGATTCTAAAATCATTGCGTATTTATTAACTAACTTATTTTTGTGAGATATAcaccattttttccaaaataaataattttatcgaAACCTAGTACCTTTATCTCTAAACTCAAGATTTTATTCTAGGGATAGAATAATAAGGAAGGAgttaaaaacagacaaaaaagaaTTCCATAAACTGGATTTTGGACAGCTGATCAAACAAGCAGCTTCTATTGCTAAAGTTTACaaaaacttcacaaaaaaataccaattttattGCACGATTATAGCGCATAGGTTTATAAAATATACCGTTTACTCcaaatctaaatttaattgaaaaagggAATGGACCTTATTTAACAAAACGGCTAGCTCACAATTTCGATCAGAtacatttgaggaaaaaagggcgtCAAGGGTGGGCTAATAGCACtgtatcacttttgactcttataagggaattaaaactttcaatttccgattaaatgagccacctctaagaTTTATGTAACCAAACCTTCCATAAGAACTGTATATGGAGGGCAAAACTTACTACCCTTCCCCCAGGTTCTAAGGGGTTGATTTAGCCCTAGAGGCTGTATTAAAtgattgaacaaaataactatttgaacaaaatagctattttgaacaaaataactatctaaaattttattcGGATGTATTTGCTTTAAAGAAGACGTGAGGAGAAGTTTTTCCTCCTGTCACTTTTGATTTCTAAAAAGGACACTGGGATTTCTGATTTCCAGTTCAATGAGCCACCTCAGGTTTTTCAACTCATATacggttatctcaaaattttggtcggaaGTATTTGGGAGAAAGGGGCATGGGGTTGCTATCTTATCactcttaattttaaaaaagaactggaacttttgattttacattcaTTGAGCCTCATCCGAAGTCTATATAACCACCTTttccgaaaaaaattaaatgttaacaatgggcagaTAGTGTAGCTTATAGCTTTTGCCCTGTGGGCTGTAGAGTGTTGTCACCCTCAAAGACGCAATTTTCAGACTTGTCAATTATGgggaacaaaattgctatctcaaaattttgattggatgtatggGAAAATCTTGATTGGATGTATGGGACCTGAGGGGGGGACTGTTTGCcctaaaataactttttaaatggcagtaaaacttctgatttcgaATTTAATGAACCCGCTCTGAAATTTATACACCCATTCTTtcctaagaaaaaacaaacatatacgCCCCCATAGAGttgtataacttacaactctcTGATTGCTCTGGggagttgaaattttcagatacaTAAGTACTCGAACTTTCAACCACGCTGAACatagtggctatctcaaaatttccatcaggtacatttcgggaaaatatgacaTAAAGGGGGGGGATAGCTGCATCTTGAttacttttactcttaaaaatggaaccaCAACTTCCAATTACCGATCCAGTGAGCCccactgaagtttatacgatccccctttccataagaaaaaccttgtatgccccagGGCACATCTTACAACCCTCACCTGAGGGCTAcaggggaggttgacatcctcaaagacataatttccagacctttcaaccaCGCTGAGCAAATGGGCTGTCCCAGAGTTTTAATTGGATCTGTTTGGTGAAATGATTCGCTTTCAACTATTCAAAAGGGCACTTGAGCTTCCGATTACCAGTCCAATAAGCCCCCTCGGAAGTTTATACAATAACCCTTTAAAAAGAACTTTGTGCCCCCAGgaaataacttacaatcctCACAATGAGGGCTGTGAGGGTGGAGGGGTCGTCCTCCTCAAAGGCCTAATTTTCGGACTcttcaattacgttgaaaatggctgtctcaaaattttaattggatataTTTGGGAATGATTGGCCTGGGGATCGGGCTGTTTGTCCCTTGGTGTCTTTTGACTGTTAAAGGGGGCAATAGcactctcaatttccaattgaatgggtcttttttgaagtttccacGACAGTTTATTCTATACCAAGTGCCCTACATTGTGCCCATATTGCTCTATGCTTAGGCTTTTGCCTATTGTGTTGCCTTTGATTACATACACAAAATTCATAAAGTCATATGCCCCCCTTCAAGCATTAAAACCCAgcaaatttgatttatttttgaaaaagccgTAAACGCCCTTAAAAAGTCGTTGGGGAGGGGACAGGTCCCCTAATATACAAGTAGTATCCCTCCTGTGAGTTTAAGTGCAGCCCTATCCTCTAAACTTGTCTTCTATAGTGGTATAAGATCATAAAGAAAGTTTAATGGCGATTCCACCTATACTGTAATCTATATAACCAAAGTGATAAATGGCGTTATTGTTAACTAAagatacagacattttttttagcttctaagcggcctttttcacttttttttatgcaatttatGTCTGAATCCTGAATCAAACGCGCGACCCAAGATTCCTTATAGttaaagatagatagatagatagtttaTTTTAGCCCACCATCAGAGCAGCAACATGGcggagtataaagaaaaaaaaataaaaataaaaaaaagaaaaagaaaaggcaaaaaacaatACTTCAAGATTAAACGATTAGATTGCATTCACTACATACATTCATAGCTCATTTATGACGTGCAACGGCAGATAATCATAAAGGTGCTCAAGGGCACCTTTTCTAGCATTAGTTTCCTGCTCTGCCACAGATTCACGGGGATCTGGAATTTGATacttattcaaaagaaatgagTTTCTCTCGAATAGCGGTATGCgtatcaaaaacttcaaatatctaCAAACTTAAGTCTCAAACTGAGTCAGACCTAACTTTTAGTCTCCATGTTTCTGTGAACCATTCCCAAAGCGGGGAAAGATAAAGGTCACGTGGTAATGCCACTGCTCTGTACATCCTCGCCAAAATTTGCCGATTTTAAGAATACTTCAGCGGGGCTAGTTTAGCATAGCTCACTCGCAGGTTAGACACAAGGGTATCAAGGCAAAGAATTCTTGTAGATTTCTTATCTCGGCCGAACAGAAGACCTAAATATTTGAGCGAAGAAAACGGTGCGATAATAGCACCATCTACGGATACTTTTGGTGCTGGTGCCTCTTGTTTCGCAGAGCTGAAAACCAGAAATTCAGTTTTCTGACCATTAACTTGTAGACCAATAGCGCTATAACCAGATACAAGCTCATCTAAATTATCCTGTAGTACGCTCAATGAGAAACTCAACATAagtaaatcatcagcatagctTATTAAACTCAAATCACAAGTATCAAATCTTAGTCCgtaagaaatttgttttgtaaccTTAGCTCAACGTGTTAAATAATATCGGACTTAAGATGGAACCTTGTCGAAGTCCTCTCTTTAGTTTAACTGGCTCACTGAGTTTTTCAAGCCCAAGTTTCACTCTTATATAGCTATTAGAGTACCATAATTGATAACATAGCTACTATATGGGCGTTCAAACCGGCATCTAGCAAGGTCTGGAACACAGCAGACTGGATTACTGAATCAAATGCAGCGGAAATGTCAACACTGCATATATGTACGGATAACTCAAGTGAATCAGCCTTGACAAGAATACGCTTCAGAAGTCTATGGGCCAAAGCACAGATGAGATGTTTTCGAAACCCAAACTGCCTGAAGTCTATCACACACTTCGATATAACTTTGCGAAGGACCAATTTTTCCAGCACCTTGCTCAATATACTTGAGACCGTAATCGGCCTGTAGCCTCCACGCTCATTTgcgttttttcctttcttcaagatgtttgtAACGACTACGGTATAAAACGATTTGGGGACGGTGGCACTATCtatacacatctgaaaaagtagttGCATATGCTGGATCAAAAGCGGTTAACCATTGCGCAGATGATTACCACTGACACCATCAAGACCTGGAGCCTTGTTAACTTTTAACTGGCGAACAGCCCTCAAAACATCATtcacagatataaaaaaaaataatttctctttttcaacagTAAATCAAAACGCGATTTAAGCGATTCATCATATTCCTTTTCCAAGGGAGTATCTTTAGACCCAAAGATTTTCGAGTAATGTCTTAACCACTGTTCCTCTGGTATCATGACACATGGCCTGGACTGCACTTTgctacttttgaattttttccacaTATTTTGTGGGTCATGGATAGCCTCTTCCGAAGCAGTTTCTGCTTCCTTCACTTTCAGCTCATCCACACATGCtttgtattctctttttttttacgaaagagATTGAAGACAGTGCCGGTTCTCGGCCTGCCGGAGTCGCGCCACACAGAATACCACATCTTAGACCTCCATTTGGCATGCTTCACGTAAGGATGGTCACTCCATCCTCTTTTCCTTGTACCTTTCCTAATAACTGCACTAGGCACGGCTGCAGACTCGGCAAGTTTTAGCGCGTGAGTAATTTCAGCACAGTATGTATTGAGTGCAATCTTGTCATCGCACCCATGGACAAAAAGCTGGAACGAGACttttattttgtccaaaatttcgTCACACGTCGACTGGTACAGACTGAGGTTAATCTTTTTCCACTCGCGTCTTTCTGTATAATCTGGCCTTTTTTATTTCACATCGTGACTAAAAGGAACATTACACTTAAGACCAAGATGATCACTTGCGGTATGCTCTGAATCCACATGTACAGGTGAGGGAAtagaaaagttagaaaacatGTGATCAATATTACTTGTGCTTCCTGAATTGTGAATGAACGTAAAGTTTTGGTCTTTAATATATGGAGAACAGTCACTTGGAATACATGCCATAAGAACGTTCTGTAACTTTCTTTTCGAGAAGGGGTCACACTGGAAGTCACCGCAGACTAAAAAACGCGAGCTTCCCAGCCTATGGAGTAGCCTTCCAATTCGACCGCAAGCCTCAGCATACCGTTTTTCACTACGATCAGTGTTTCTGTTAATTGGTAGGTATACATTGATTAGCGTGAAAGCACTTGGGCCTGGAAACTTGACTGCTATATAGAAATCGCACGACTCAAGTTTACGACAGTCTTTGCTCTCGTCAATGAATATTGCAAGTCCACCACTAGGTCAGCCTCTGGCGCTAGAGCGCTTAGCCTCATGAATGTGCACGGATTTATTAGGAACCGACTGAAAGTGCCCAACGTTATCGGTAGTTAACAAGTGTTCTTGGACGCAAACAATATTATAAGCGAGGCACAAGTTCTTGACGTAGTCCAATTTGGCAGCATTATGGCCGTAAACATTGCGGCAAAATATAGAcagttcattcattttcttgtttGAGGAGAAACTTTCTGCATTGCTCGTCAGAATGCTGGGCACAGGAGACTAAAGCTAGGGTGGATATTATTAGTATCAGGGCACAAAGCGCATTTCAATGTTTGGGAATCGCAAGAGCTTTCTCTACTGTTCTCGTGGGGTCCAGTACATCTGGAGCATCGCATGCTATTGGACAATCTTTAAAAAGATGATCAAATGACTGACACTTGAAGCATCGTTTTGGAATTCGTCTGAATGGGAGGACTTTGATGTGAGTATAATCAATGAAAAACCCATATTTGACTGCTGTATTTCGGGAGTCAGCGTCACTAAAGGTAAGTTTGATTGTCTCAGATTGACCATATCGCTTGGCACCGACTAATTTGGAGTTAACAGAGAGAATATCATCATGTGTTGTA includes the following:
- the LOC136043943 gene encoding uncharacterized protein LOC136043943 gives rise to the protein MIEKVILLATVLTLVKSTPVLLGTPHLAYNSLYHPHYYSHPYAVRSPVVVPHITASQYHAQDELGQTSYGYAHPGQSKAEFRDAFGNVVGSYSYIDANNKEVVVNYVSDANGFRVVSNNLPVAAMANEQEQVQETPEVIEAKRQHFAAIAEAKARVVEAKTRGKRSIPTVLPFHPFATNTLPLTYSYPLTIPSITATKYHSQDELGQASYGYAYAGHSHAATRDVHGNVIGSYAYINPEGKEVRVRYTAGHGGFQVISNALPEGNNHDGFPAIVEDTAEVIAARNAHLKAFKEAKDRIRHKE